The proteins below are encoded in one region of Triticum aestivum cultivar Chinese Spring chromosome 1B, IWGSC CS RefSeq v2.1, whole genome shotgun sequence:
- the LOC123130313 gene encoding uncharacterized protein: protein MPLPANLVTGSAFVALGVALLAGFLYVAVWSKALAPSDNWFLLAVQNDRYYCLLVPLTVPVIVVAVYLHWLSMKMFKHA, encoded by the exons ATGCCTCTCCCTGCGAACCTTGTAACGGGGTCCGCCTTCGTCGCGCTCGGCGTCGCGCTCCTCGCCGGCTTCCTCTACGTCGCCGTCTGGTCCAAGGCCCTCGCGCCGTCCGACAACTGGTTCCTGCTCGCCGTTCAGAACGACAG GTATTACTGCTTGCTTGTGCCCCTGACGGTCCCCGTCATAGTCGTGGCTGTGTACCTGCATTGGCTGAGCATGAAGATGTTCAAGCATGCGTGA